A stretch of DNA from Calditrichota bacterium:
CCTTTCTCAAACACTCGCTCGCTGAACTGACTCACTGGAATCGTCAAATGATGCCATCTGCCGAAAAGGTCGATAAATTTCAAATCCACCATCTCGATTTTTTCCTGCTCGACAGTTTTGAAAACATGGCTCAAATTTTTTCCCATAAAGCCTCCGTTTTTATTTGGAAATTATGATCTGCAACTGCTCATTCAATCTAAAAATTACTCATCACGCCTATTATTTTTTTTCACATCATCCCAGATCTGATCCATTTCGTCCAACGTCATCTCATCCAATGAACGATGCTGCCGTTCCGCCTCGGATTCGACTTGTTGAAAACGGTAACTAAATTTTTCCGTGGCTTGGCGCAGCGCATCTTCGGGATTGACGCGCAAAAAACGAGACAAATTGACCAGTGCAAAGAGCAAATCACCAAATTCTTCCTCGATCTCATTTTGCCTGTTCTCCGCCACCGCCTCCTTCAATTCTTTAATTTCTTCTCCCACTTTGTCCCAAACTTGATCGGTTTTTTCCCAATCAAAGCCGACAGTAGCAGCTTTTGCCTGAATGCGATGAGCGCGCAGCAACGCCGGTAATGTTTTCGGAACGCCAGCTATTGTTGAGCGGCCTCGATCTTTCTTTTTTTTCAATCTTTCCCAATTCACTGTCTGCTCTTCCGCCGAATTTATCTGCACATCGCCGAATACGTTGGGATGGCGGTAAATCAATTTCTCATTAATATTTTTCAGCACATCGATGATAGAAAAGCGATTTTCTTCCTCAGCAATTTGAGATTGAAAAATCACTTGCAACAACAGATCGCCCAACTCAAATTTTAAGTCATCGTACCGCTTCTGATCGATGAGTTCCAGCACTTCGTAAGTTTCTTCCAGTAAGTATTGCCGCAGCGACTCGTAAGTTTGCTGTCGATCCCAGGGGCAGCCATTTTCAGCGCGCAACTTCGTCATAATCTCCACTAACAGGGAAAACTCATTTTTTAGCGATTCGTTATCAGCCATTTTAGTAAGAACTCCATGAAATTTATTATTTAAAAAATTCAATTACAGGCAGGCAAA
This window harbors:
- the mazG gene encoding nucleoside triphosphate pyrophosphohydrolase; its protein translation is MADNESLKNEFSLLVEIMTKLRAENGCPWDRQQTYESLRQYLLEETYEVLELIDQKRYDDLKFELGDLLLQVIFQSQIAEEENRFSIIDVLKNINEKLIYRHPNVFGDVQINSAEEQTVNWERLKKKKDRGRSTIAGVPKTLPALLRAHRIQAKAATVGFDWEKTDQVWDKVGEEIKELKEAVAENRQNEIEEEFGDLLFALVNLSRFLRVNPEDALRQATEKFSYRFQQVESEAERQHRSLDEMTLDEMDQIWDDVKKNNRRDE